A genomic stretch from Canis lupus baileyi chromosome 3, mCanLup2.hap1, whole genome shotgun sequence includes:
- the TNFRSF25 gene encoding tumor necrosis factor receptor superfamily member 25 isoform X3, translating to MELRLGGYTAAVAAVLLLALLGAQGQHSTPAPRCNCAYNFQKRNGLFCCKGCPAGHYLKGPCLKPCGPAICLPCPWGTFLARENHHETRCTRCQACDEEVSQVALKNCSMVADTHCGCEPGWFLECLVKPCKAGSPFRCHPCSDCRALHRHTRVPCSARDSDCGTCLPGFYEYGNSCVSCPTSTLGSCPEPCVTICGWRQSRWCAGNLSRMAGMGQGEFGGGGLLLTTHQLFSVFWVQVLLAGLVVPLLLGATLTYTYHRCQPCKPMVPTDEAGMEALTLQATQLSSRESAHTLLVPLSSSEKKVRAVQLVGNGWTPGSPQSQEAPCPEVTWPWDQMHSRALEPPPPPSPAPPAGSAAATLQPGPQLYDVMDAVPARRWKEFVRTLGLREAEIEAVEVEVGRFRDQQYEMLKRWRQQQPAGLGAVYAALERMGLDGCAEDLRSRLQRGP from the exons ATGGAGTTGCGGCTGGGGGGCTACACGGCAGCGGTGGCTGCG GTCCTACTCCTGGCACTGCTGGGCGCCCAGGGCCAGCACAGCACTCCTGCTCCTAGGTGCAACTGTGCCTACAATTTCCAGAAGAGGAACGGTCTGTTCTGTTGCAAAGGCTGTCCAGCAG GGCACTACCTGAAAGGCCCCTGCCTGAAGCCCTGTGGTCCGGCCATCTGCCTTCCATGCCCCTGGGGTACCTTCCTGGCCAGGGAGAACCACCATGAGACCCGCTGTACCCGCTGCCAGGCCTGTGACGAGGAGG TCTCCCAGGTGGCCCTGAAGAACTGCTCGATGGTGGCGGACACCCACTGTGGCTGTGAGCCAGGCTGGTTCCTGGAGTGCTTGGTCAAGCCCTGCAAGGCTGGCTCTCCCTTCCGCTGCCATCCATGCTCAGACTGCAGGGCTCTGCACCGCCACACACGGGTGCCCT GTTCTGCCAGAGATAGCGACTGTGGGACCTGCCTGCCTGGCTTCTATGAATATGGCAACAGCTGCGTGTCCTGCCCCAC GAGCACCCTTGGGAGCTGTCCTGAGCCATGTGTGACTATCTGTGGCTGGAGGCAGAGTAGGTGGTGTGCTGGGAATTTAAGCAGGATGGCTGGGATGGGCCAAGGGGAATTTGGGGGCGGGGGTTTACTACTCACCACTCACCAGCTGTTCTCAGTGTTCTGGGTCCAGGTGCTTCTGGCTGGCCTGGTGGTCCCACTCCTGCTTGGTGCTACCCTGACTTACACATACCACCGCTGCCAACCTTGCAAGCCCATGGTTCCTA CAGATGAAGCTGGGATGGAGGCCTTGACTCTACAG gCCACCCAACTCTCATCCAGGGAGAGCGCGCACACCCTTCTAGTGCCCCTCAGCAGTAGTGAGAAGAAGGTCCGCGCTGTCCAGTTGGTGGGCAACGGCTGGACCCCTGGTTCCCCCCAGAGCCAGGAGGCGCCTTGTCCGGAGGTGACATGGCCCTGGGACCAGATGCACAGCAGAGCTCTTG agccgccgccgccgccttcgcCAGCGCCCCCTGCAGGCTCCGCGGCCGCCACGCTCCAGCCGGGCCCGCAGCTCTACGACGTGATGGACGCGGTGCCCGCGCGGCGCTGGAAGGAGTTCGTGCGCACGCTGGGGCTGCGCGAGGCGGAAATCGAGGCCGTGGAGGTGGAGGTCGGCCGCTTCCGCGACCAGCAGTACGAGATGCTCAAGCGCTGGCGTCAGCAGCAGCCCGCGGGCTTGGGCGCCGTCTACGCGGCGCTGGAGCGCATGGGGCTGGACGGCTGCGCCGAGGACCTGCGCAGCCGCCTGCAGCGCGGCCCGTGA
- the TNFRSF25 gene encoding tumor necrosis factor receptor superfamily member 25 isoform X1, protein MQPCPVYTLLPLGPPQVLLLALLGAQGQHSTPAPRCNCAYNFQKRNGLFCCKGCPAGHYLKGPCLKPCGPAICLPCPWGTFLARENHHETRCTRCQACDEEVSQVALKNCSMVADTHCGCEPGWFLECLVKPCKAGSPFRCHPCSDCRALHRHTRVPCSARDSDCGTCLPGFYEYGNSCVSCPTSTLGSCPEPCVTICGWRQSRWCAGNLSRMAGMGQGEFGGGGLLLTTHQLFSVFWVQVLLAGLVVPLLLGATLTYTYHRCQPCKPMVPTDEAGMEALTLQATQLSSRESAHTLLVPLSSSEKKVRAVQLVGNGWTPGSPQSQEAPCPEVTWPWDQMHSRALEPPPPPSPAPPAGSAAATLQPGPQLYDVMDAVPARRWKEFVRTLGLREAEIEAVEVEVGRFRDQQYEMLKRWRQQQPAGLGAVYAALERMGLDGCAEDLRSRLQRGP, encoded by the exons ATGCAGCCCTGTCCTGTGTATACCTTGCTGCCCTTGGGGCCACCTCAG GTCCTACTCCTGGCACTGCTGGGCGCCCAGGGCCAGCACAGCACTCCTGCTCCTAGGTGCAACTGTGCCTACAATTTCCAGAAGAGGAACGGTCTGTTCTGTTGCAAAGGCTGTCCAGCAG GGCACTACCTGAAAGGCCCCTGCCTGAAGCCCTGTGGTCCGGCCATCTGCCTTCCATGCCCCTGGGGTACCTTCCTGGCCAGGGAGAACCACCATGAGACCCGCTGTACCCGCTGCCAGGCCTGTGACGAGGAGG TCTCCCAGGTGGCCCTGAAGAACTGCTCGATGGTGGCGGACACCCACTGTGGCTGTGAGCCAGGCTGGTTCCTGGAGTGCTTGGTCAAGCCCTGCAAGGCTGGCTCTCCCTTCCGCTGCCATCCATGCTCAGACTGCAGGGCTCTGCACCGCCACACACGGGTGCCCT GTTCTGCCAGAGATAGCGACTGTGGGACCTGCCTGCCTGGCTTCTATGAATATGGCAACAGCTGCGTGTCCTGCCCCAC GAGCACCCTTGGGAGCTGTCCTGAGCCATGTGTGACTATCTGTGGCTGGAGGCAGAGTAGGTGGTGTGCTGGGAATTTAAGCAGGATGGCTGGGATGGGCCAAGGGGAATTTGGGGGCGGGGGTTTACTACTCACCACTCACCAGCTGTTCTCAGTGTTCTGGGTCCAGGTGCTTCTGGCTGGCCTGGTGGTCCCACTCCTGCTTGGTGCTACCCTGACTTACACATACCACCGCTGCCAACCTTGCAAGCCCATGGTTCCTA CAGATGAAGCTGGGATGGAGGCCTTGACTCTACAG gCCACCCAACTCTCATCCAGGGAGAGCGCGCACACCCTTCTAGTGCCCCTCAGCAGTAGTGAGAAGAAGGTCCGCGCTGTCCAGTTGGTGGGCAACGGCTGGACCCCTGGTTCCCCCCAGAGCCAGGAGGCGCCTTGTCCGGAGGTGACATGGCCCTGGGACCAGATGCACAGCAGAGCTCTTG agccgccgccgccgccttcgcCAGCGCCCCCTGCAGGCTCCGCGGCCGCCACGCTCCAGCCGGGCCCGCAGCTCTACGACGTGATGGACGCGGTGCCCGCGCGGCGCTGGAAGGAGTTCGTGCGCACGCTGGGGCTGCGCGAGGCGGAAATCGAGGCCGTGGAGGTGGAGGTCGGCCGCTTCCGCGACCAGCAGTACGAGATGCTCAAGCGCTGGCGTCAGCAGCAGCCCGCGGGCTTGGGCGCCGTCTACGCGGCGCTGGAGCGCATGGGGCTGGACGGCTGCGCCGAGGACCTGCGCAGCCGCCTGCAGCGCGGCCCGTGA
- the TNFRSF25 gene encoding tumor necrosis factor receptor superfamily member 25 isoform X2 translates to MQPCPVYTLLPLGPPQVLLLALLGAQGQHSTPAPRCNCAYNFQKRNGLFCCKGCPAGHYLKGPCLKPCGPAICLPCPWGTFLARENHHETRCTRCQACDEEVSQVALKNCSMVADTHCGCEPGWFLECLVKPCKAGSPFRCHPCSDCRALHRHTRVPCSARDSDCGTCLPGFYEYGNSCVSCPTSTLGSCPEPCVTICGWRQSRWCAGNLSRMAGMGQGEFGGGGLLLTTHQLFSVFWVQVLLAGLVVPLLLGATLTYTYHRCQPCKPMVPNEAGMEALTLQATQLSSRESAHTLLVPLSSSEKKVRAVQLVGNGWTPGSPQSQEAPCPEVTWPWDQMHSRALEPPPPPSPAPPAGSAAATLQPGPQLYDVMDAVPARRWKEFVRTLGLREAEIEAVEVEVGRFRDQQYEMLKRWRQQQPAGLGAVYAALERMGLDGCAEDLRSRLQRGP, encoded by the exons ATGCAGCCCTGTCCTGTGTATACCTTGCTGCCCTTGGGGCCACCTCAG GTCCTACTCCTGGCACTGCTGGGCGCCCAGGGCCAGCACAGCACTCCTGCTCCTAGGTGCAACTGTGCCTACAATTTCCAGAAGAGGAACGGTCTGTTCTGTTGCAAAGGCTGTCCAGCAG GGCACTACCTGAAAGGCCCCTGCCTGAAGCCCTGTGGTCCGGCCATCTGCCTTCCATGCCCCTGGGGTACCTTCCTGGCCAGGGAGAACCACCATGAGACCCGCTGTACCCGCTGCCAGGCCTGTGACGAGGAGG TCTCCCAGGTGGCCCTGAAGAACTGCTCGATGGTGGCGGACACCCACTGTGGCTGTGAGCCAGGCTGGTTCCTGGAGTGCTTGGTCAAGCCCTGCAAGGCTGGCTCTCCCTTCCGCTGCCATCCATGCTCAGACTGCAGGGCTCTGCACCGCCACACACGGGTGCCCT GTTCTGCCAGAGATAGCGACTGTGGGACCTGCCTGCCTGGCTTCTATGAATATGGCAACAGCTGCGTGTCCTGCCCCAC GAGCACCCTTGGGAGCTGTCCTGAGCCATGTGTGACTATCTGTGGCTGGAGGCAGAGTAGGTGGTGTGCTGGGAATTTAAGCAGGATGGCTGGGATGGGCCAAGGGGAATTTGGGGGCGGGGGTTTACTACTCACCACTCACCAGCTGTTCTCAGTGTTCTGGGTCCAGGTGCTTCTGGCTGGCCTGGTGGTCCCACTCCTGCTTGGTGCTACCCTGACTTACACATACCACCGCTGCCAACCTTGCAAGCCCATGGTTCCTA ATGAAGCTGGGATGGAGGCCTTGACTCTACAG gCCACCCAACTCTCATCCAGGGAGAGCGCGCACACCCTTCTAGTGCCCCTCAGCAGTAGTGAGAAGAAGGTCCGCGCTGTCCAGTTGGTGGGCAACGGCTGGACCCCTGGTTCCCCCCAGAGCCAGGAGGCGCCTTGTCCGGAGGTGACATGGCCCTGGGACCAGATGCACAGCAGAGCTCTTG agccgccgccgccgccttcgcCAGCGCCCCCTGCAGGCTCCGCGGCCGCCACGCTCCAGCCGGGCCCGCAGCTCTACGACGTGATGGACGCGGTGCCCGCGCGGCGCTGGAAGGAGTTCGTGCGCACGCTGGGGCTGCGCGAGGCGGAAATCGAGGCCGTGGAGGTGGAGGTCGGCCGCTTCCGCGACCAGCAGTACGAGATGCTCAAGCGCTGGCGTCAGCAGCAGCCCGCGGGCTTGGGCGCCGTCTACGCGGCGCTGGAGCGCATGGGGCTGGACGGCTGCGCCGAGGACCTGCGCAGCCGCCTGCAGCGCGGCCCGTGA
- the TNFRSF25 gene encoding tumor necrosis factor receptor superfamily member 25 isoform X5: MQPCPVYTLLPLGPPQVLLLALLGAQGQHSTPAPRCNCAYNFQKRNGLFCCKGCPAGHYLKGPCLKPCGPAICLPCPWGTFLARENHHETRCTRCQACDEEVSQVALKNCSMVADTHCGCEPGWFLECLVKPCKAGSPFRCHPCSDCRALHRHTRVPCSARDSDCGTCLPGFYEYGNSCVSCPTSTLGSCPEPCVTICGWRQMFWVQVLLAGLVVPLLLGATLTYTYHRCQPCKPMVPNEAGMEALTLQATQLSSRESAHTLLVPLSSSEKKVRAVQLVGNGWTPGSPQSQEAPCPEVTWPWDQMHSRALEPPPPPSPAPPAGSAAATLQPGPQLYDVMDAVPARRWKEFVRTLGLREAEIEAVEVEVGRFRDQQYEMLKRWRQQQPAGLGAVYAALERMGLDGCAEDLRSRLQRGP; encoded by the exons ATGCAGCCCTGTCCTGTGTATACCTTGCTGCCCTTGGGGCCACCTCAG GTCCTACTCCTGGCACTGCTGGGCGCCCAGGGCCAGCACAGCACTCCTGCTCCTAGGTGCAACTGTGCCTACAATTTCCAGAAGAGGAACGGTCTGTTCTGTTGCAAAGGCTGTCCAGCAG GGCACTACCTGAAAGGCCCCTGCCTGAAGCCCTGTGGTCCGGCCATCTGCCTTCCATGCCCCTGGGGTACCTTCCTGGCCAGGGAGAACCACCATGAGACCCGCTGTACCCGCTGCCAGGCCTGTGACGAGGAGG TCTCCCAGGTGGCCCTGAAGAACTGCTCGATGGTGGCGGACACCCACTGTGGCTGTGAGCCAGGCTGGTTCCTGGAGTGCTTGGTCAAGCCCTGCAAGGCTGGCTCTCCCTTCCGCTGCCATCCATGCTCAGACTGCAGGGCTCTGCACCGCCACACACGGGTGCCCT GTTCTGCCAGAGATAGCGACTGTGGGACCTGCCTGCCTGGCTTCTATGAATATGGCAACAGCTGCGTGTCCTGCCCCAC GAGCACCCTTGGGAGCTGTCCTGAGCCATGTGTGACTATCTGTGGCTGGAGGCAGA TGTTCTGGGTCCAGGTGCTTCTGGCTGGCCTGGTGGTCCCACTCCTGCTTGGTGCTACCCTGACTTACACATACCACCGCTGCCAACCTTGCAAGCCCATGGTTCCTA ATGAAGCTGGGATGGAGGCCTTGACTCTACAG gCCACCCAACTCTCATCCAGGGAGAGCGCGCACACCCTTCTAGTGCCCCTCAGCAGTAGTGAGAAGAAGGTCCGCGCTGTCCAGTTGGTGGGCAACGGCTGGACCCCTGGTTCCCCCCAGAGCCAGGAGGCGCCTTGTCCGGAGGTGACATGGCCCTGGGACCAGATGCACAGCAGAGCTCTTG agccgccgccgccgccttcgcCAGCGCCCCCTGCAGGCTCCGCGGCCGCCACGCTCCAGCCGGGCCCGCAGCTCTACGACGTGATGGACGCGGTGCCCGCGCGGCGCTGGAAGGAGTTCGTGCGCACGCTGGGGCTGCGCGAGGCGGAAATCGAGGCCGTGGAGGTGGAGGTCGGCCGCTTCCGCGACCAGCAGTACGAGATGCTCAAGCGCTGGCGTCAGCAGCAGCCCGCGGGCTTGGGCGCCGTCTACGCGGCGCTGGAGCGCATGGGGCTGGACGGCTGCGCCGAGGACCTGCGCAGCCGCCTGCAGCGCGGCCCGTGA
- the TNFRSF25 gene encoding tumor necrosis factor receptor superfamily member 25 isoform X6, with protein MRPAVPAARPVTRRVALKNCSMVADTHCGCEPGWFLECLVKPCKAGSPFRCHPCSDCRALHRHTRVPCSARDSDCGTCLPGFYEYGNSCVSCPTSTLGSCPEPCVTICGWRQSRWCAGNLSRMAGMGQGEFGGGGLLLTTHQLFSVFWVQVLLAGLVVPLLLGATLTYTYHRCQPCKPMVPTDEAGMEALTLQATQLSSRESAHTLLVPLSSSEKKVRAVQLVGNGWTPGSPQSQEAPCPEVTWPWDQMHSRALEPPPPPSPAPPAGSAAATLQPGPQLYDVMDAVPARRWKEFVRTLGLREAEIEAVEVEVGRFRDQQYEMLKRWRQQQPAGLGAVYAALERMGLDGCAEDLRSRLQRGP; from the exons ATGAGACCCGCTGTACCCGCTGCCAGGCCTGTGACGAGGAGG GTGGCCCTGAAGAACTGCTCGATGGTGGCGGACACCCACTGTGGCTGTGAGCCAGGCTGGTTCCTGGAGTGCTTGGTCAAGCCCTGCAAGGCTGGCTCTCCCTTCCGCTGCCATCCATGCTCAGACTGCAGGGCTCTGCACCGCCACACACGGGTGCCCT GTTCTGCCAGAGATAGCGACTGTGGGACCTGCCTGCCTGGCTTCTATGAATATGGCAACAGCTGCGTGTCCTGCCCCAC GAGCACCCTTGGGAGCTGTCCTGAGCCATGTGTGACTATCTGTGGCTGGAGGCAGAGTAGGTGGTGTGCTGGGAATTTAAGCAGGATGGCTGGGATGGGCCAAGGGGAATTTGGGGGCGGGGGTTTACTACTCACCACTCACCAGCTGTTCTCAGTGTTCTGGGTCCAGGTGCTTCTGGCTGGCCTGGTGGTCCCACTCCTGCTTGGTGCTACCCTGACTTACACATACCACCGCTGCCAACCTTGCAAGCCCATGGTTCCTA CAGATGAAGCTGGGATGGAGGCCTTGACTCTACAG gCCACCCAACTCTCATCCAGGGAGAGCGCGCACACCCTTCTAGTGCCCCTCAGCAGTAGTGAGAAGAAGGTCCGCGCTGTCCAGTTGGTGGGCAACGGCTGGACCCCTGGTTCCCCCCAGAGCCAGGAGGCGCCTTGTCCGGAGGTGACATGGCCCTGGGACCAGATGCACAGCAGAGCTCTTG agccgccgccgccgccttcgcCAGCGCCCCCTGCAGGCTCCGCGGCCGCCACGCTCCAGCCGGGCCCGCAGCTCTACGACGTGATGGACGCGGTGCCCGCGCGGCGCTGGAAGGAGTTCGTGCGCACGCTGGGGCTGCGCGAGGCGGAAATCGAGGCCGTGGAGGTGGAGGTCGGCCGCTTCCGCGACCAGCAGTACGAGATGCTCAAGCGCTGGCGTCAGCAGCAGCCCGCGGGCTTGGGCGCCGTCTACGCGGCGCTGGAGCGCATGGGGCTGGACGGCTGCGCCGAGGACCTGCGCAGCCGCCTGCAGCGCGGCCCGTGA
- the TNFRSF25 gene encoding tumor necrosis factor receptor superfamily member 25 isoform X4, which produces MQPCPVYTLLPLGPPQVLLLALLGAQGQHSTPAPRCNCAYNFQKRNGLFCCKGCPAGHYLKGPCLKPCGPAICLPCPWGTFLARENHHETRCTRCQACDEEVSQVALKNCSMVADTHCGCEPGWFLECLVKPCKAGSPFRCHPCSDCRALHRHTRVPCSARDSDCGTCLPGFYEYGNSCVSCPTSTLGSCPEPCVTICGWRQMFWVQVLLAGLVVPLLLGATLTYTYHRCQPCKPMVPTDEAGMEALTLQATQLSSRESAHTLLVPLSSSEKKVRAVQLVGNGWTPGSPQSQEAPCPEVTWPWDQMHSRALEPPPPPSPAPPAGSAAATLQPGPQLYDVMDAVPARRWKEFVRTLGLREAEIEAVEVEVGRFRDQQYEMLKRWRQQQPAGLGAVYAALERMGLDGCAEDLRSRLQRGP; this is translated from the exons ATGCAGCCCTGTCCTGTGTATACCTTGCTGCCCTTGGGGCCACCTCAG GTCCTACTCCTGGCACTGCTGGGCGCCCAGGGCCAGCACAGCACTCCTGCTCCTAGGTGCAACTGTGCCTACAATTTCCAGAAGAGGAACGGTCTGTTCTGTTGCAAAGGCTGTCCAGCAG GGCACTACCTGAAAGGCCCCTGCCTGAAGCCCTGTGGTCCGGCCATCTGCCTTCCATGCCCCTGGGGTACCTTCCTGGCCAGGGAGAACCACCATGAGACCCGCTGTACCCGCTGCCAGGCCTGTGACGAGGAGG TCTCCCAGGTGGCCCTGAAGAACTGCTCGATGGTGGCGGACACCCACTGTGGCTGTGAGCCAGGCTGGTTCCTGGAGTGCTTGGTCAAGCCCTGCAAGGCTGGCTCTCCCTTCCGCTGCCATCCATGCTCAGACTGCAGGGCTCTGCACCGCCACACACGGGTGCCCT GTTCTGCCAGAGATAGCGACTGTGGGACCTGCCTGCCTGGCTTCTATGAATATGGCAACAGCTGCGTGTCCTGCCCCAC GAGCACCCTTGGGAGCTGTCCTGAGCCATGTGTGACTATCTGTGGCTGGAGGCAGA TGTTCTGGGTCCAGGTGCTTCTGGCTGGCCTGGTGGTCCCACTCCTGCTTGGTGCTACCCTGACTTACACATACCACCGCTGCCAACCTTGCAAGCCCATGGTTCCTA CAGATGAAGCTGGGATGGAGGCCTTGACTCTACAG gCCACCCAACTCTCATCCAGGGAGAGCGCGCACACCCTTCTAGTGCCCCTCAGCAGTAGTGAGAAGAAGGTCCGCGCTGTCCAGTTGGTGGGCAACGGCTGGACCCCTGGTTCCCCCCAGAGCCAGGAGGCGCCTTGTCCGGAGGTGACATGGCCCTGGGACCAGATGCACAGCAGAGCTCTTG agccgccgccgccgccttcgcCAGCGCCCCCTGCAGGCTCCGCGGCCGCCACGCTCCAGCCGGGCCCGCAGCTCTACGACGTGATGGACGCGGTGCCCGCGCGGCGCTGGAAGGAGTTCGTGCGCACGCTGGGGCTGCGCGAGGCGGAAATCGAGGCCGTGGAGGTGGAGGTCGGCCGCTTCCGCGACCAGCAGTACGAGATGCTCAAGCGCTGGCGTCAGCAGCAGCCCGCGGGCTTGGGCGCCGTCTACGCGGCGCTGGAGCGCATGGGGCTGGACGGCTGCGCCGAGGACCTGCGCAGCCGCCTGCAGCGCGGCCCGTGA